A window from Musa acuminata AAA Group cultivar baxijiao chromosome BXJ3-10, Cavendish_Baxijiao_AAA, whole genome shotgun sequence encodes these proteins:
- the LOC104000731 gene encoding UDP-D-apiose/UDP-D-xylose synthase 2: MAAAGRLDLDGNPIRPMTICMIGAGGFIGSHLCEKLMAETPHTVLAVDVYSDKIKHLLDPPTAAEGQQARHSWDGRIQFHRLNIKHDSRLEGLIKMSDLTINLAAICTPADYNTRPLDTIYSNFIDALPVVRYCSENNKRLIHFSTCEVYGKTIGSFLPKDHPLRKEPDFYVLKEDASPCIFGSIEKQRWSYACAKQLIERLIYAEGAENGLEFTIVRPFNWIGPRMDFIPGIDGPSEGVPRVLACFSNNLLRREPLKLVDGGQSQRTFVYIKDAIEAVLLMIENPERANGHIFNVGNPNNEVTVKQLAEIMTQVYSKVSGEPPLEVATIDVSSKEFYGEGYDDSDKRIPDMTIINKQLGWNPKTSLWDLLDSTLTYQHRTYAEAIKRAMAKPVASSS; encoded by the exons ATGGCAGCGGCTGGGCGGTTGGATCTTGACGGGAACCCGATTAGGCCGATGACGATCTGCATGATCGGGGCCGGGGGGTTCATTGGATCCCACCTCTGCGAGAAGCTGATGGCGGAGACGCCGCACACGGTGCTGGCCGTCGACGTCTACAGCGACAAGATCAAGCACCTCCTCGATCCACCGACGGCTGCGGAGGGACAGCAGGCCCGCCACTCCTGGGATGGCCGGATCCAGTTCCACCGCCTTAACATCAAGCACGACTCCAGGCTCGAGGGCCTCATCAAGATGTCCGATCTG ACGATCAACCTGGCAGCAATATGTACACCAGCGGATTATAACACCCGTCCACTAGACACCATCTACAGTAATTTCATCGATGCTCTCCCAGTT GTTAGATACTGCTCAGAAAACAACAAGCGCCTGATTCACTTCTCCACTTGTGAAGTGTATGGGAAAACAATTGGCAGCTTCCTTCCCAAGGATCACCCTCTAAGAAAG GAACCCGACTTCTATGTACTTAAGGAAGATGCCTCCCCATGCATTTTTGGTTCTATCGAGAAGCAGAGATGGTCTTATGCATGTGCAAAGCAACTTATTGAGAGGCTGATTTATG CTGAGGGTGCGGAGAATGGTCTTGAATTCACCATTGTGAGACCTTTTAATTGGATTGGACCAAGGATGGACTTTATCCCTGGAATCGATGGTCCTAGCGAGGGTGTTCCCAGGGTTTTGGCATGCTTCAGTAAT AATCTCCTGCGACGTGAGCCTCTGAAACTTGTCGATGGTGGTCAGTCCCAAAGAACTTTTGTCTACATCAAGGATGCAATAGAAGCTGTTCTCCTCATGATT GAAAATCCTGAGCGAGCTAATGGCCACATCTTTAATGTGGGAAATCCCAACAATGAAGTCACTGTAAAGCAACTTGCTGAAATTATGACACAG GTATATTCAAAGGTATCAGGGGAGCCTCCTCTGGAGGTGGCCACTATCGATGTGAGTTCCAAGGAGTTCTATGGTGAGGGATACGATGACAGTGATAAGCGGATTCCTGACATGACCATAATCAATAAGCAACTTG GTTGGAATCCGAAGACATCCCTGTGGGACTTGCTGGACTCAACACTGACCTATCAGCATAGGACCTACGCAGAGGCCATCAAGAGGGCAATGGCTAAACCTGTTGCATCATCCAGCTAG